In Phalacrocorax aristotelis chromosome 25, bGulAri2.1, whole genome shotgun sequence, the following proteins share a genomic window:
- the S100A11 gene encoding protein S100-A11 has product MPTETERCIESLLAVFQRYAGREGDSCTLSKREFVAFMNSELAAFTKNQKDPGVVDRMMKKLDLNSDGQLDFQEFLNLIGGIAVACHNSLVVKAPGP; this is encoded by the exons ATG CCCACGGAGACCGAACGCTGCATCGAGTCCCTGCTGGCCGTCTTCCAGCGGTACGCGGGGCGCGAAGGGGACAGCTGCACGCTCTCCAAGAGGGAGTTCGTGGCCTTCATGAACAGCGAGCTGGCCGCCTTCACGAAG AATCAGAAGGACCCAGGCGTCGTGGacaggatgatgaagaagctCGATTTGAATAGCGATGGGCAGCTAGACTTCCAGGAGTTCCTGAACCTCATCGGGGGCATTGCGGTCGCCTGCCACAACAGCCTGGTGGTTAAAGCCCCTGGCCCCTAG